In one Pseudomonas sp. SCA2728.1_7 genomic region, the following are encoded:
- a CDS encoding cupin domain-containing protein encodes MHRPLLLASAALLASMIGIVHAADAPAKSWQQGLSRTDLVRQDLGTAEREVIQARVDFEPGVTSPRHAHPGVEVAYVISGTFEYQLEGRAPVTLKAGDSLFIPQGVAHVAKNVGADKGSELATYIVKKGEPVLILKP; translated from the coding sequence ATGCATCGTCCACTGTTACTGGCCAGCGCCGCGCTACTCGCTTCAATGATCGGCATCGTCCACGCGGCTGACGCACCGGCCAAGAGCTGGCAACAAGGCTTGAGCCGCACGGACCTGGTTCGCCAGGATCTCGGTACGGCCGAGCGTGAGGTGATCCAGGCTCGTGTCGATTTCGAACCGGGCGTGACGTCGCCAAGACACGCGCATCCCGGTGTTGAGGTCGCGTATGTGATCAGCGGTACTTTCGAATATCAACTGGAGGGCAGGGCGCCGGTGACGTTGAAGGCGGGGGATTCGTTGTTTATCCCGCAAGGGGTGGCGCATGTTGCGAAGAATGTTGGCGCAGACAAAGGCTCGGAGCTGGCGACTTACATCGTCAAAAAGGGCGAGCCGGTGCTGATTCTCAAACCGTAG
- a CDS encoding transcriptional regulator GcvA, with protein MSVRLPSLNGLRAFEAVCRYMSFTKAAEELNVTQTAVSHQIRRLEAELGVALFLRLNGGLALSEDGQAYLPGGRAAFQALRYSTEQLLESRDKSVLTISTLVSFASKWLLPRLPSFQQAFPAIDVRISASTERVDFRKDAIDAAIRYGRGDWKGLRADFLMSDEVFPVCSPALTKTLRAPADLANHTLLQVSGVTAGDWGAWLRAAGQPLQLAEGPRMTFDLAMMAVQAAVDGQGVCIGRSTYVEDDLRAGRLVAPFGLRLKDELGFYLVTPDETAQSKKIVAFRTWLLALLADADTFV; from the coding sequence ATGTCCGTCCGACTTCCTTCACTTAATGGATTGCGTGCTTTTGAAGCGGTCTGCCGATACATGAGTTTTACCAAGGCTGCCGAGGAACTCAACGTCACCCAAACCGCTGTCAGTCATCAGATTCGCCGACTCGAAGCCGAACTGGGTGTGGCTCTTTTTCTGCGGCTCAACGGTGGTTTGGCGCTGAGTGAAGACGGGCAGGCCTACTTGCCGGGGGGGCGTGCAGCGTTTCAAGCGCTGCGTTATTCCACTGAACAGTTGCTCGAATCGCGCGATAAAAGCGTACTGACCATCAGCACCTTGGTGTCCTTTGCGTCGAAGTGGCTGTTGCCGCGTTTGCCGTCCTTTCAGCAGGCGTTTCCTGCTATCGATGTGCGCATCAGCGCGTCCACTGAGCGGGTCGACTTTCGCAAAGACGCGATTGATGCCGCGATCCGTTACGGGCGGGGTGACTGGAAAGGGCTGCGTGCCGATTTTTTGATGTCCGATGAGGTCTTTCCGGTGTGCAGTCCTGCACTGACGAAGACGTTGCGCGCGCCGGCGGATCTGGCCAATCACACGTTACTGCAAGTCAGCGGCGTGACGGCCGGTGACTGGGGCGCCTGGCTACGCGCAGCGGGCCAACCGCTACAACTCGCAGAAGGTCCGCGCATGACCTTCGACCTGGCGATGATGGCGGTACAGGCCGCTGTTGACGGACAGGGCGTATGCATTGGCCGTTCGACCTATGTCGAGGACGATTTGCGGGCCGGGCGTTTGGTCGCACCCTTTGGTCTGCGCTTGAAAGATGAACTGGGCTTCTATCTGGTGACGCCCGATGAAACGGCGCAATCGAAAAAAATCGTGGCATTCAGGACATGGCTGCTGGCGTTGCTGGCGGACGCAGACACCTTTGTATAA
- a CDS encoding extracellular solute-binding protein — protein MATHHKRLRGAIGLALICLMPSLHAEDKTLRLYNWADYFAEDTLSRFTAETGIKVIYDVMDGSETLEAKMLSGGSGYDLIFPGDTVAERLMRAGSLMPLDQAKLTELADIEPGLQKLRGHYEHSSKATVPYTWGTIGLTYNEEQIKKRMADAPVNSLDMLFKPELAAKFADCGISMIDSPDEALAVVLNYLGRDPRSGKAEDLAAASELLMKLRPYIRKFQSQPVTDLVNGNLCLSLGYSGDMTQAQRTSDSAGKRTKFQYRVPREGTTVWMDTMAIPVDAKHPEYAYAFINFVMRPQNMAAISNFTGYPTSNAKARASVDESMRDNPDIYLDEATYARLIPGKDIPQADMRARMRTWTKFKTATGQ, from the coding sequence ATGGCTACCCATCACAAACGCTTGCGCGGCGCGATCGGCCTGGCGCTGATCTGCTTGATGCCGTCGCTGCACGCCGAAGACAAAACCCTGCGGCTGTACAACTGGGCCGACTATTTTGCCGAAGACACCCTGAGTCGCTTCACCGCCGAAACCGGGATCAAGGTGATCTACGACGTCATGGACGGCAGCGAAACACTGGAGGCGAAGATGCTCTCCGGCGGCAGCGGCTACGACCTGATCTTCCCCGGCGACACCGTGGCCGAGCGCTTGATGCGCGCCGGCAGCCTGATGCCGCTGGATCAAGCGAAACTGACCGAACTGGCTGACATCGAACCCGGTTTGCAGAAGCTGCGCGGCCATTACGAGCACTCCAGCAAAGCCACGGTGCCTTACACTTGGGGCACCATCGGCCTGACCTACAACGAAGAGCAGATCAAAAAACGCATGGCCGATGCACCGGTCAACAGCCTCGATATGCTGTTCAAACCGGAGCTGGCGGCAAAATTCGCCGATTGCGGCATCTCGATGATCGACTCGCCGGATGAAGCCTTGGCGGTGGTGCTCAATTACCTCGGTCGCGATCCGCGCAGTGGCAAAGCGGAAGATCTGGCAGCAGCCAGCGAGTTGCTGATGAAGTTGCGGCCGTACATCCGCAAGTTCCAGTCGCAACCGGTGACCGATCTGGTCAATGGCAACCTGTGTCTGTCGCTCGGCTACAGCGGCGACATGACCCAGGCCCAGCGCACTTCGGACAGTGCTGGTAAGCGCACGAAGTTTCAGTACCGCGTACCGCGCGAAGGCACCACGGTGTGGATGGACACCATGGCCATTCCGGTCGACGCCAAACACCCGGAATACGCCTACGCGTTCATCAACTTCGTCATGCGCCCGCAGAACATGGCAGCGATCAGCAATTTCACCGGTTACCCGACTTCCAACGCCAAGGCGCGGGCGAGTGTTGATGAAAGCATGCGCGACAACCCGGATATCTACCTCGACGAGGCGACCTATGCTCGATTGATTCCGGGCAAGGATATTCCTCAGGCCGACATGCGCGCGCGCATGCGCACCTGGACCAAATTCAAGACTGCCACTGGCCAATGA
- a CDS encoding RidA family protein: MANQDITFTPDPDADSISSDVTTFNGIMMSTQIPTRADGSLELGDITLQSECTLQALKVALERAGSSMDRVMHLTIYLTDMADRAAFNEVYKRYFAKPWPVRAAVGVASLAVEGMRVEVTAMAAKA; this comes from the coding sequence ATGGCTAACCAAGACATCACCTTTACCCCCGATCCGGACGCAGACTCGATTTCGTCGGACGTCACCACGTTCAACGGGATCATGATGTCCACGCAAATCCCGACCCGTGCCGACGGCAGCCTGGAACTGGGCGATATCACCCTGCAAAGCGAATGCACCCTGCAAGCGTTGAAAGTTGCGCTGGAACGCGCCGGCAGCTCGATGGACCGGGTCATGCACCTGACCATTTACCTGACCGACATGGCTGATCGCGCGGCATTCAACGAGGTGTACAAGCGCTACTTCGCCAAGCCTTGGCCGGTGCGTGCGGCGGTAGGTGTGGCGTCGTTGGCGGTTGAAGGGATGCGCGTGGAAGTGACTGCGATGGCCGCCAAGGCCTGA
- a CDS encoding DUF1173 family protein, protein MFEIFEVEVPGAQFPCSKEYQTEKDKAKRWQWLLKNAHGKQAKCLCRGQGAKLLNIRYLKGSDHYFLAKCANTGSEHAFDCRFFSEAESRSGLRAYVEGVVLEGGDNDVSVRLSHAIQIRANNDGDDPQPVLALNPRKLRRTQRVMTLLGLLHLLWTRSNLHAWVPAMEGKRKDAILEWQLKKTAENIKTHRMTLDRVLLTPAQRSSMDAKRNVSVLDTAKKHNYRLLAVGVLEPFAGAVEDIVDQMPALSLMNSAGIPKLYLNGQVWPDAQKSFAREVAAWKKGAKTIAIAFFNLRQNSKYYDVLEVALMRVSDMLIPLDSSLEGVVETMLREQKRKFSKPLRFDADEQTLPDFWLNDLKDEYPMEVFGMNTADYLQRKAAKIIHYQTEYSKRSGWWQWDAAEDPDARNIPQLPPAMK, encoded by the coding sequence ATGTTCGAAATTTTCGAAGTAGAAGTGCCAGGTGCGCAGTTTCCGTGCTCGAAGGAATACCAGACGGAAAAGGACAAAGCCAAGCGATGGCAGTGGCTGTTGAAAAATGCACATGGCAAGCAGGCCAAGTGTTTATGCCGCGGGCAGGGCGCCAAGCTTCTCAATATCCGTTACCTCAAAGGCAGTGATCATTACTTTCTCGCCAAGTGCGCGAACACCGGGTCGGAGCACGCGTTCGATTGTCGTTTTTTTAGTGAAGCAGAGTCTCGTTCCGGACTGCGCGCCTATGTTGAAGGCGTTGTGCTGGAGGGGGGCGACAACGATGTCAGCGTCCGTCTATCACACGCTATTCAAATCAGGGCGAATAACGATGGCGATGATCCTCAGCCTGTCCTTGCGCTCAATCCCCGTAAACTGCGAAGAACGCAGCGTGTGATGACGCTTTTGGGGCTGCTGCATCTGCTTTGGACACGCAGCAATCTGCATGCCTGGGTTCCTGCGATGGAAGGTAAACGCAAGGATGCAATCCTTGAGTGGCAGCTCAAAAAAACGGCGGAGAACATCAAAACCCATCGTATGACCCTGGATCGAGTGCTTTTGACTCCTGCGCAAAGAAGCTCGATGGACGCAAAGCGTAACGTCTCAGTGCTGGATACGGCCAAGAAGCATAACTACCGGCTGCTCGCCGTTGGAGTGCTTGAACCTTTTGCCGGCGCGGTTGAAGACATCGTGGATCAGATGCCCGCGCTGTCGCTGATGAACAGCGCGGGTATACCAAAGCTGTACCTCAATGGGCAGGTCTGGCCAGATGCACAGAAAAGTTTTGCTCGAGAGGTTGCAGCCTGGAAAAAAGGTGCGAAGACCATCGCCATCGCTTTTTTTAACCTTCGTCAAAACAGCAAGTACTACGATGTTCTCGAGGTCGCACTGATGCGCGTGAGTGACATGCTCATTCCATTGGATTCGAGTCTTGAAGGCGTCGTCGAGACGATGCTGCGTGAGCAAAAACGTAAATTCTCCAAGCCGCTGCGATTTGACGCAGATGAACAAACCCTTCCCGACTTCTGGTTGAATGACCTCAAGGATGAATATCCAATGGAAGTGTTTGGTATGAACACTGCAGATTATCTGCAGCGCAAAGCGGCCAAAATCATTCACTACCAGACTGAGTACTCAAAGCGATCGGGATGGTGGCAGTGGGATGCCGCTGAGGACCCCGATGCGAGAAACATTCCGCAACTGCCGCCTGCAATGAAATAA
- a CDS encoding alpha/beta hydrolase, producing MKMALHTRKTAFGLSILALSLFSAFGSTQAQTNEPAAVSYSAPSPFGPLKHVKAGVLDVAYAETGPADGPVVILLHGWPYDIHSYDQVAPLLAAKGYRVLMPYARGYGDTQFLSKDTLRNGQPAALASDVIDFMDALKIKQAVLGGYDWGARSADIVSALWPERVKALVSVSGYLIGNQAAGQNPLPPKAELQWWYQFYFATDRGRAGYEKNTHDFAKLIWQTASPQWKFDDATFDRSAKALENPDHVDITVFNYRWRLGLVQGEAKYAALEQKLATAPSISVPTITLEGDANGAPHPAPEDYAKRFTGKYQFRLINGGIGHNLPQEDPQAFAKAVIDADQL from the coding sequence ATGAAGATGGCACTGCACACCCGCAAAACCGCGTTCGGTTTGTCGATTCTGGCTTTGTCGTTGTTCAGCGCTTTTGGCTCTACTCAAGCGCAAACCAATGAGCCTGCGGCCGTCAGCTATTCCGCGCCCTCGCCTTTCGGCCCGCTCAAGCATGTGAAGGCCGGCGTGCTCGACGTCGCCTACGCCGAAACCGGTCCCGCCGACGGCCCGGTGGTGATCCTGTTGCACGGCTGGCCCTACGACATTCACAGCTACGACCAAGTCGCACCGTTGCTGGCGGCCAAGGGTTATCGGGTGTTGATGCCGTATGCGCGGGGTTATGGCGATACGCAGTTCCTTTCCAAAGACACCCTGCGTAACGGTCAACCGGCGGCGCTGGCCAGTGATGTGATCGACTTCATGGATGCGCTGAAGATCAAGCAAGCGGTGCTCGGCGGTTATGACTGGGGCGCGCGTTCGGCGGACATCGTCTCGGCGCTGTGGCCAGAGCGGGTGAAGGCTCTGGTGTCGGTCAGCGGTTATCTGATCGGCAATCAGGCCGCCGGGCAAAACCCGCTGCCGCCCAAGGCTGAGTTGCAGTGGTGGTACCAGTTCTACTTCGCGACGGACCGTGGCCGTGCCGGGTATGAGAAGAACACCCATGATTTCGCCAAGCTGATCTGGCAGACCGCTTCGCCGCAGTGGAAATTCGACGACGCCACGTTCGACCGCAGCGCCAAAGCGCTGGAGAACCCTGATCACGTCGACATCACCGTGTTCAATTACCGCTGGCGTCTGGGCCTGGTTCAGGGTGAAGCGAAATACGCCGCGCTGGAGCAGAAACTCGCCACCGCGCCGTCGATCAGCGTGCCGACCATCACCCTTGAAGGCGATGCCAACGGTGCGCCGCACCCGGCGCCGGAGGATTACGCCAAGCGCTTTACCGGCAAATATCAGTTCCGCTTGATCAATGGCGGGATCGGGCACAACCTGCCGCAGGAAGATCCGCAGGCGTTTGCCAAAGCGGTGATTGATGCGGATCAGCTGTAG
- a CDS encoding GlxA family transcriptional regulator, translating into MDHNLIERRQFSGGMKGKNLRYLNEQGADDTRLTRTGFLLLEHFSLPAFTQALDTVVTTNLLRPGLFSSRTFGLGDGEVISDLGLVIRPDARLDLAALQQLDLLVVCGGYRTELRASDEFIGLLRSAAERGISLAGLWNGSWFLGRAGLLDGYRCAIHPEHRPALTEIAKATHVSSEPYVIDRDRLTASSPSGAFHMALDWIKGLHGKALVEGIEDILAFEESRYRRIKPDENICVSAPLREVVKLMDANLEEPLELEQLAVYAGRSRRQLERLFKEQLGTTPQRYYLELRITEARRLLQHTELSQVEVLVACGFVSPSHFSKCYSSYFGYRPSKEKRLVK; encoded by the coding sequence ATGGACCACAACTTGATCGAACGACGCCAATTCAGCGGAGGCATGAAGGGGAAAAACCTCCGCTATCTGAATGAGCAAGGCGCGGATGACACGCGCCTGACCCGCACCGGTTTTCTGCTGCTCGAACACTTTTCACTGCCGGCCTTTACCCAGGCACTGGATACGGTTGTCACCACTAATCTGCTGCGTCCGGGGTTGTTTTCTTCGCGCACGTTTGGCCTGGGCGACGGCGAAGTCATCAGTGATCTGGGGCTGGTTATTCGTCCTGATGCACGACTGGATCTGGCTGCGCTTCAGCAACTGGATCTGCTGGTGGTGTGTGGCGGGTATCGCACCGAACTGCGCGCGAGTGATGAGTTCATCGGCTTGCTCAGATCGGCAGCGGAGCGCGGCATCTCGCTCGCCGGGTTATGGAATGGCTCGTGGTTTCTCGGCCGCGCCGGGTTGCTCGATGGCTACCGCTGCGCGATCCACCCGGAGCACCGCCCGGCGCTGACCGAGATCGCCAAAGCCACCCACGTCAGCAGTGAGCCCTATGTGATTGATCGCGACCGCCTGACGGCGTCGAGCCCGTCCGGCGCCTTCCACATGGCATTGGACTGGATCAAGGGCTTGCACGGCAAAGCCTTGGTCGAGGGCATCGAAGATATTCTGGCTTTTGAGGAATCGCGCTACCGGCGAATCAAACCGGATGAAAACATCTGCGTCAGTGCGCCGTTGCGTGAAGTGGTGAAGCTGATGGATGCCAATCTGGAGGAACCGCTGGAGCTGGAGCAACTGGCGGTGTACGCCGGACGGTCACGTCGCCAGTTGGAGCGCTTGTTCAAGGAACAACTGGGCACCACGCCGCAGCGCTATTACCTGGAACTGCGCATCACCGAAGCACGACGGTTGCTGCAACACACCGAGCTTTCACAAGTGGAAGTGCTGGTCGCGTGCGGCTTCGTTTCCCCAAGCCATTTCAGCAAATGCTACAGCTCATATTTCGGCTACAGACCTTCCAAAGAAAAACGGCTGGTCAAGTAA
- a CDS encoding U32 family peptidase, with the protein MSLPKHHLELLSPARDVAIAREAILHGADAVYIGGPSFGARHNACNEVGEIAELVEFARKYHARIFTTINTILHDNELEPARKLIHQLYDAGVDALIVQDLGVMELDIPPIELHASTQTDIRTLERAKFLDQAGFSQLVLARELNLQEIRSIADETDAAIEFFIHGALCVAFSGQCNISHAQTGRSANRGDCSQACRLPYTLKDEKGGVIAYEKHLLSMKDNNQSANIRALVEAGVRSFKIEGRYKDMGYVKNITAYYRQRLDDVLEDRPDLARASSGRTAHFFLPDPEKTFHRGSTDYFVTDRKIDIGAFDSPTFTGLPVGTVEKVGKRDMQVVTHEPLSNGDGLNVLVKREVVGFRANIAEAKGEFEEDGEKRYRYRVEPNEMPEGLYKLRPNHPLNRNLDHNWQQALQKTSSERRVALSWFARLREEQLEVTATSEEGISASVTLPGPFGVANKPEQALEQLRDLLGQLGTTQYHATDIKLDAPQAFFIPNSQLKSLRREVIEALTAARVAAHPRGGRKAETSPPPVYPDSHLTFLANVYNQKARDFYHRHGVKLIDAAYEAHEEPGEVPVMITKHCLRFSFNLCPKQAKGVTGVRTKVAPMQLIHGDEVLTLKFDCKPCEMHIIGKMKGHILNLPQPGSVVGHISPEDLMKTIPRAPH; encoded by the coding sequence ATGTCCTTGCCCAAGCATCACCTGGAATTGCTCAGCCCTGCCCGCGATGTCGCCATCGCCCGTGAGGCGATCCTGCACGGCGCCGACGCCGTGTACATCGGCGGCCCGAGCTTCGGCGCGCGCCACAACGCCTGCAACGAAGTTGGCGAAATCGCTGAACTGGTGGAATTTGCCCGCAAGTATCACGCGCGCATTTTCACCACCATCAACACCATCCTGCACGACAACGAACTGGAGCCGGCGCGCAAGCTGATCCATCAGTTGTACGACGCTGGTGTCGACGCGCTGATCGTTCAGGATCTGGGCGTGATGGAGCTGGACATTCCGCCGATCGAGCTGCACGCCTCGACGCAAACCGACATTCGTACGCTGGAGCGAGCGAAGTTCCTTGATCAGGCAGGCTTCTCGCAACTTGTTCTGGCCCGAGAGCTGAACCTGCAGGAAATCCGCTCGATCGCCGACGAAACCGACGCCGCCATCGAATTCTTCATCCATGGCGCGTTGTGCGTGGCCTTCTCCGGCCAGTGCAACATTTCCCACGCGCAGACCGGGCGCAGCGCCAACCGTGGCGACTGCTCGCAAGCCTGCCGTTTGCCGTACACCCTCAAAGATGAAAAGGGTGGCGTGATCGCCTACGAAAAACACCTGCTGTCGATGAAAGACAACAACCAGAGCGCCAACATCCGCGCATTGGTTGAAGCCGGTGTGCGTTCGTTCAAGATCGAAGGTCGCTACAAGGACATGGGTTATGTGAAGAACATCACCGCCTATTACCGCCAGCGACTCGACGACGTACTCGAAGACCGCCCGGACCTGGCCCGCGCCTCCAGCGGCCGCACCGCGCACTTCTTCCTGCCCGATCCGGAAAAGACCTTCCACCGTGGCAGCACCGACTACTTCGTCACCGATCGCAAGATCGACATCGGCGCCTTCGACTCGCCGACCTTCACCGGTCTGCCGGTCGGCACCGTCGAGAAAGTCGGCAAACGTGACATGCAGGTCGTGACCCACGAGCCGCTGTCCAATGGCGATGGCTTGAACGTGCTGGTGAAGCGCGAAGTGGTCGGTTTCCGCGCCAACATCGCTGAAGCCAAAGGCGAGTTCGAAGAAGACGGCGAGAAGCGCTACCGCTATCGCGTCGAGCCGAACGAAATGCCCGAAGGCCTGTACAAGTTGCGCCCCAATCATCCGTTGAATCGCAACCTCGATCACAACTGGCAACAGGCGCTGCAGAAGACTTCGTCAGAACGTCGCGTCGCCCTGAGCTGGTTCGCTCGTTTGCGTGAAGAACAGCTGGAAGTGACCGCCACCAGCGAAGAAGGCATCAGTGCCAGCGTCACCCTGCCCGGTCCGTTCGGTGTGGCCAACAAGCCTGAGCAAGCGCTGGAACAGTTGCGCGATCTGCTCGGCCAGCTCGGCACCACGCAGTACCACGCCACCGACATCAAGCTGGATGCGCCTCAGGCGTTCTTCATCCCTAACTCGCAGCTCAAGTCGCTGCGCCGTGAAGTGATCGAAGCCCTGACTGCCGCCCGTGTCGCTGCGCACCCGCGTGGCGGCCGTAAAGCCGAAACCAGCCCGCCGCCGGTGTACCCGGATTCACACCTGACCTTCCTCGCCAACGTCTACAACCAGAAGGCGCGCGACTTCTACCACCGTCACGGCGTGAAGCTGATCGACGCGGCGTACGAAGCACACGAAGAGCCGGGCGAAGTGCCGGTGATGATCACCAAGCACTGCCTGCGCTTCTCCTTCAACCTGTGCCCGAAACAGGCGAAAGGCGTAACCGGCGTGCGCACCAAAGTCGCGCCGATGCAGTTGATCCACGGCGATGAAGTGCTGACGCTGAAGTTCGATTGCAAGCCGTGCGAAATGCACATCATCGGCAAGATGAAAGGCCACATCCTCAACCTGCCGCAACCGGGCAGCGTGGTCGGCCACATCAGCCCCGAAGACCTGATGAAAACCATTCCGCGCGCACCGCATTGA
- a CDS encoding agmatine deiminase family protein, translating to MSTRREFIKQVTVAAGVGAAFMGLGLSPGKVFAAAQGRWFMPDEGDKHERAYIAFGAQDAIWEDFTEDVQEALGRIARAIARFEPVTVFCRKNERSIAEEFCGTRNITYVTAGLDDIWMRDIGANFVIDDKGGLGAVDFNFNGWGGKQQHGKDSKIAALVADDAQATYIRTDLVGEGGGIEVDGHGTGIMTESSWINRNRNPDWSKADVEAELKERLGLRKIIWLPGIKGKDITDAHVDFYARFIKPGVVIANLDTDPESYDHKVTQAHLEILKNATDADGRKLQVHTMSPPLKPRKSKFNQNNSDFAAGYINYFVINGAIIAPEFGDKAADKKAFDLLSQLYPDREIVQLNIDAIAAGGGGIHCVTSHQPQA from the coding sequence ATGTCGACTCGTCGTGAGTTCATCAAACAAGTCACGGTCGCCGCCGGTGTCGGCGCGGCATTTATGGGTCTTGGCCTGTCGCCGGGCAAAGTATTCGCCGCTGCCCAAGGTCGCTGGTTCATGCCCGACGAGGGCGATAAACATGAGCGCGCCTACATCGCTTTCGGCGCGCAGGACGCGATTTGGGAAGACTTCACCGAAGACGTCCAGGAAGCGCTCGGTCGTATCGCCCGCGCCATCGCCCGGTTCGAGCCGGTTACCGTGTTCTGCCGCAAGAACGAGCGCAGCATCGCCGAAGAATTTTGCGGTACGCGCAATATCACTTACGTCACTGCCGGGCTGGATGACATCTGGATGCGCGACATCGGCGCCAACTTCGTCATCGACGACAAGGGTGGCCTGGGCGCGGTGGACTTCAACTTCAACGGTTGGGGTGGCAAACAGCAGCACGGTAAAGACTCGAAGATCGCCGCACTGGTCGCCGACGACGCGCAAGCCACGTACATCCGCACCGATCTGGTGGGCGAGGGCGGTGGCATCGAGGTCGACGGTCACGGCACCGGGATCATGACCGAGAGCAGCTGGATCAACCGCAACCGCAATCCGGACTGGAGCAAGGCCGATGTCGAAGCTGAACTGAAGGAGCGTCTGGGCCTGCGCAAAATCATTTGGCTGCCGGGGATCAAGGGCAAGGACATCACCGACGCTCACGTCGATTTCTACGCGCGTTTCATCAAGCCCGGCGTGGTGATTGCCAACCTCGACACCGACCCTGAATCCTACGATCACAAGGTCACCCAGGCGCACCTGGAAATCCTCAAGAACGCCACCGATGCCGACGGCCGCAAGCTGCAGGTCCACACGATGTCGCCGCCGCTGAAACCGCGCAAAAGCAAGTTCAACCAGAACAACTCGGACTTTGCCGCCGGTTACATCAATTACTTCGTGATCAACGGCGCGATCATCGCCCCGGAGTTCGGCGATAAAGCGGCAGACAAAAAGGCTTTCGATCTGTTGTCGCAACTGTATCCGGATCGCGAAATCGTCCAGCTCAACATTGATGCAATCGCCGCCGGTGGCGGTGGAATTCACTGCGTCACCAGCCATCAACCACAGGCGTGA
- a CDS encoding DUF6124 family protein: MSQPPEPPVTDLVSPYASPNSRKLHEAAERALDHYLLPAAIMATPYTPNALFMANPQADTEALLTNACGSLASASVMLGNFAGMLEGANRHTLLGIAQVVMLGELAVNKALDLVVPTE; encoded by the coding sequence ATGTCTCAGCCACCCGAACCACCGGTCACCGACCTGGTGTCCCCGTACGCATCGCCCAATTCAAGAAAACTGCACGAAGCGGCAGAACGGGCGCTCGACCATTACCTTTTGCCTGCCGCGATCATGGCCACACCCTATACGCCAAACGCTCTGTTCATGGCCAACCCGCAAGCCGACACCGAGGCGTTGCTGACCAACGCTTGCGGATCCCTGGCGTCCGCCTCGGTGATGCTCGGCAATTTTGCCGGGATGCTGGAGGGCGCAAATCGTCATACGCTGCTGGGCATTGCGCAAGTGGTCATGTTGGGGGAGTTGGCGGTGAACAAAGCGTTGGATCTGGTTGTGCCAACCGAGTGA
- the gstA gene encoding glutathione transferase GstA yields the protein MKLYFAPLTCSLSPHIVLRELGMPFELVRVNNQSKRTADGQDFRDINPKGYVAALLLDNGEVLTEGPAILQYLADQVPERALAPALGSWARTRLQEDLNFISTEIHGGCAPLFDGQIPQATKAIFTHKLFKRLDYLNRKLVDQDYLLGTFSIADAYLFTVLTWLPNFNIDLQDWPSLAAHSQRVAARPSVLAAIAAEAATQPV from the coding sequence ATGAAACTGTATTTCGCCCCGCTGACCTGTTCGCTGTCTCCGCACATTGTGCTGCGGGAACTGGGTATGCCGTTTGAACTGGTTCGCGTCAATAACCAGAGCAAGCGCACGGCTGACGGGCAAGACTTTCGCGACATCAACCCCAAAGGCTACGTCGCAGCGCTGCTCCTGGATAACGGCGAAGTGCTGACCGAAGGCCCGGCGATCTTGCAGTACCTCGCCGATCAGGTCCCCGAACGCGCACTGGCGCCGGCACTTGGCAGTTGGGCGCGGACACGGTTGCAGGAGGATCTGAATTTCATCAGCACGGAGATTCACGGCGGCTGCGCACCGCTGTTCGATGGGCAGATTCCACAGGCGACCAAAGCGATTTTCACCCACAAACTGTTCAAGCGCCTCGACTACCTGAACCGCAAACTGGTCGATCAGGACTATTTGCTGGGCACGTTCAGTATCGCCGATGCCTACCTGTTTACCGTGCTGACGTGGCTGCCCAACTTCAATATCGACCTGCAGGACTGGCCGTCGCTGGCCGCCCACTCCCAGCGGGTCGCCGCCCGCCCCAGCGTCCTTGCGGCGATCGCGGCAGAAGCGGCGACGCAACCGGTTTGA